One Pieris brassicae chromosome 11, ilPieBrab1.1, whole genome shotgun sequence DNA window includes the following coding sequences:
- the LOC123716254 gene encoding band 4.1-like protein 4 isoform X11 gives MMDCLCPAPRTLACRVVFLDERELLHEMQDNSTGQTLLDVVFRHLDLLETAYFGLRYVDQDNQTHWLDAGKRLRRQLRGSDTHTFYFGVKFYATDPCKLLEEITRYQLFLQLKQDVLRGRLPVNFDLAAELAAYVLQSELGDYDPRRHGPGYVSEFRFLAHQTPELEGRAADIHRTLSGVSPAQAELSYLDKVKWLDMYGVDLHPVLGEDSVEYFLGLAPSGLLLLRGKHTVATYYWPRVSKLYYKGRYFMIRVADKNNDTSTYGFESPTRAACRHLWRCCSDHHNFFRLQQSSPASADIFTLGSRLRNSSGRGARPRPPPNFTRTPSRRYIRHASYTSLHDTCMVIVPKLEDLRIKDCPPEMKQPTSVHRPNSAVMKCASIHGETNCEPIHTTGGSPRSTRSAPARRGLYSASPTAHRPPPAPRHRSASVDSQSSNDSRSNRKHRHRSRRQQSDAESELSRGSGRSGRKHRRHRSRHKNDSASERDESQPESKGYELVDSESQWKEVLRQTAGAGVQVANVRRSQMEPEIGTHRSSHRPRRHRKHRSRSGSPNDKKWLPTELKQHLEFSLVDTTGMTEEQLKEIPYTVVQTSHARHTKLRTTSKHKQNEHGSLSRREKGHKSDHDNHNQGSLRSVSSTLSAHRTNEKHGRRIYPCYDDPALRSGNDFLTNNGYKGSVTTPVNNNPYSPVTNSNSNSSSGELIGSARVSHEHTDSGLGADQDYAYSSERSSDSAKCGAGVSLAPASEQLNLEMGDTSDGKGTEMSTEL, from the exons GACAATAGTACGGGCCAAACGTTGTTGGATGTTGTCTTTAGACATCTCGACCTTTTGGAGACGGCTTATTTCGGACTTCGCTACGTTGACCAAGATAACCAAACG cacTGGCTGGATGCCGGAAAACGTCTTCGGCGTCAACTGCGTGGGTCGGATACCCACACTTTCTACTTCGGAGTCAAGTTCTATGCAACGGATCCATGCAAACTCTTAGAGGAGATAACGAG GTACCAGTTGTTTCTGCAACTAAAGCAAGATGTTCTGCGTGGCCGGCTGCCTGTCAATTTTGACCTCGCGGCTGAGCTTGCAGCCTATGTCTTACAAT ctGAACTAGGAGATTATGATCCAAGACGACATGGTCCAGGGTACGTTTCCGAGTTCCGATTCTTAGCGCATCAAACCCCTGAACTTGAAGGGCGAGCTGCCGACATACACAGGACACTTAG TGGTGTTTCCCCCGCGCAGGCTGAGTTAAGCTATTTGGACAAAGTGAAATGGCTAGACATGTACGGTGTTGATCTCCACCCTGTCTtg GGCGAAGACAGCGTGGAGTACTTTTTGGGACTGGCGCCAAGTGGCCTGTTGCTTCTACGAGGGAAGCACACAGTTGCCacttattattggccgcgagTTTCCAAACTTTACTACAAAGGACGATACTTTATGATACGCGTCGCTGACAAAAAC AATGACACATCTACCTACGGTTTCGAATCTCCCACGAGAGCAGCATGCAGGCACTTATGGCGTTGTTGTTCTGATCACCATAACTTCTTTCGCCTCCAACAATCGTCGCCGGCTTCCGCGGATATATTCACATTGGGTTCCAGATTGAGAAATAg TAGCGGGCGCGGCGCTCGGCCCCGACCACCGCCTAACTTCACGCGGACTCCCTCCAGGCGTTACATACGGCATGCTTCATATACATCTCTACATGACA CCTGCATGGTTATAg ttcCAAAGTTAGAAGACTTAAGAATAAAAGACTGCCCCCCTGAAATGAAACAACCTACCTCAGTGCATCGCCCCAACTC GGCTGTCATGAAGTGCGCaag catCCACGGCGAAACAAACTGTGAACCCATACATACAACGGGTGGATCGCCGCGATCGACGCGATCAGCGCCGGCCCGTCGTGGTTTATATTCCGCTTCACCAACAGCCCACAGACCACCGCCTGCACCCAGACACAGATCAGCTTCGGTTGATTCGCAGAGCTCGAATGATTCCAGGTCAAATCGAAA ACACAGACATAGATCGCGGCGTCAGCAATCAGATGCGGAAAGTGAGTTGTCCCGCGGCTCCGGCCGGTCCGGGCGAAAACATCGACGTCACCGGTCACGTCATAAGAACGATTCGGCTTCAGAGAGGGATGAATCACAACCTGAATCCAA AGGGTACGAGCTAGTCGACTCGGAATCACAATGGAAGGAAGTATTAAGACAGACGGCGGGCGCTGGAGTGCAA GTTGCGAACGTTCGTCGTTCACAAATGGAGCCGGAAATCGGAACGCATCGATCATCGCACAGACCACGAAGACACAGGAAACATcg ATCACGGTCCGGTTCGCCAAACGACAAAAAATGGCTGCCGACTGAGTTGAAACAGCACTTAGAGTTTTCCCTTGTGGATACTACGGGTATGACAGAAGAGCAGTTAAAAGAGATACCGTACACAGTTGTTCAGACCAGCCACGCTCGTCACACTAAACTCCGGACTACCTCTAAGCATAAGCA GAATGAGCACGGCTCTCTGTCAAGGCGAGAGAAGGGTCACAAAAGTGATCACGACAATCACAATCAAGGCTCACTCAGATCGGTCTCAAGCACTCTCAGCGCGCATAGGACTAACGAGAAACATGGAAG GCGGATTTATCCTTGCTACGATGACCCAGCGCTTCGTTCAGGCAACGATTTCCTCACAAACAATGGGTACAAGGGCTCAGTGACTACTCCAGTAAATAACAACCCTTATAGTCCAGTCACAAACAGTAATAGCAATAGTTCGAGCGGGGAATTGATTGGGAGCGCGCGAGTCTCGCACGAGCACACAGATTCTGGATTGGGAGCTGACCAGGACTACGCATATTCATCCGAGAG ATCTTCAGACAGCGCGAAATGCGGCGCAGGCGTTTCCCTGGCTCCT gcTTCAGAGCAACTGAATCTGGAGATGGGGGACACGTCGGATGGCAAAGGCACTGAAATGAGCACAGAGTTATAA
- the LOC123716254 gene encoding band 4.1-like protein 4 isoform X5 translates to MMDCLCPAPRTLACRVVFLDERELLHEMQDNSTGQTLLDVVFRHLDLLETAYFGLRYVDQDNQTHWLDAGKRLRRQLRGSDTHTFYFGVKFYATDPCKLLEEITRYQLFLQLKQDVLRGRLPVNFDLAAELAAYVLQSELGDYDPRRHGPGYVSEFRFLAHQTPELEGRAADIHRTLSGVSPAQAELSYLDKVKWLDMYGVDLHPVLGEDSVEYFLGLAPSGLLLLRGKHTVATYYWPRVSKLYYKGRYFMIRVADKNNDTSTYGFESPTRAACRHLWRCCSDHHNFFRLQQSSPASADIFTLGSRLRNSSGRGARPRPPPNFTRTPSRRYIRHASYTSLHDIPKLEDLRIKDCPPEMKQPTSVHRPNSIHGETNCEPIHTTGGSPRSTRSAPARRGLYSASPTAHRPPPAPRHRSASVDSQSSNDSRSNRKHRHRSRRQQSDAESELSRGSGRSGRKHRRHRSRHKNDSASERDESQPESKGYELVDSESQWKEVLRQTAGAGVQVANVRRSQMEPEIGTHRSSHRPRRHRKHRSRSGSPNDKKWLPTELKQHLEFSLVDTTGMTEEQLKEIPYTVVQTSHARHTKLRTTSKHKQNEHGSLSRREKGHKSDHDNHNQGSLRSVSSTLSAHRTNEKHGRRIYPCYDDPALRSGNDFLTNNGYKGSVTTPVNNNPYSPVTNSNSNSSSGELIGSARVSHEHTDSGLGADQDYAYSSERLCFISLRSSDSAKCGAGVSLAPVSRAWVGEGVGVWRRPPAAPRRVSGSQRSLISVASDSAATRRHTPVHPHPGFSLFKHASNNNIGDSASLARRYMRPSRESRDCNANLPRTHARHIRHDNTLDIILKPLIESTQLQSN, encoded by the exons GACAATAGTACGGGCCAAACGTTGTTGGATGTTGTCTTTAGACATCTCGACCTTTTGGAGACGGCTTATTTCGGACTTCGCTACGTTGACCAAGATAACCAAACG cacTGGCTGGATGCCGGAAAACGTCTTCGGCGTCAACTGCGTGGGTCGGATACCCACACTTTCTACTTCGGAGTCAAGTTCTATGCAACGGATCCATGCAAACTCTTAGAGGAGATAACGAG GTACCAGTTGTTTCTGCAACTAAAGCAAGATGTTCTGCGTGGCCGGCTGCCTGTCAATTTTGACCTCGCGGCTGAGCTTGCAGCCTATGTCTTACAAT ctGAACTAGGAGATTATGATCCAAGACGACATGGTCCAGGGTACGTTTCCGAGTTCCGATTCTTAGCGCATCAAACCCCTGAACTTGAAGGGCGAGCTGCCGACATACACAGGACACTTAG TGGTGTTTCCCCCGCGCAGGCTGAGTTAAGCTATTTGGACAAAGTGAAATGGCTAGACATGTACGGTGTTGATCTCCACCCTGTCTtg GGCGAAGACAGCGTGGAGTACTTTTTGGGACTGGCGCCAAGTGGCCTGTTGCTTCTACGAGGGAAGCACACAGTTGCCacttattattggccgcgagTTTCCAAACTTTACTACAAAGGACGATACTTTATGATACGCGTCGCTGACAAAAAC AATGACACATCTACCTACGGTTTCGAATCTCCCACGAGAGCAGCATGCAGGCACTTATGGCGTTGTTGTTCTGATCACCATAACTTCTTTCGCCTCCAACAATCGTCGCCGGCTTCCGCGGATATATTCACATTGGGTTCCAGATTGAGAAATAg TAGCGGGCGCGGCGCTCGGCCCCGACCACCGCCTAACTTCACGCGGACTCCCTCCAGGCGTTACATACGGCATGCTTCATATACATCTCTACATGACA ttcCAAAGTTAGAAGACTTAAGAATAAAAGACTGCCCCCCTGAAATGAAACAACCTACCTCAGTGCATCGCCCCAACTC catCCACGGCGAAACAAACTGTGAACCCATACATACAACGGGTGGATCGCCGCGATCGACGCGATCAGCGCCGGCCCGTCGTGGTTTATATTCCGCTTCACCAACAGCCCACAGACCACCGCCTGCACCCAGACACAGATCAGCTTCGGTTGATTCGCAGAGCTCGAATGATTCCAGGTCAAATCGAAA ACACAGACATAGATCGCGGCGTCAGCAATCAGATGCGGAAAGTGAGTTGTCCCGCGGCTCCGGCCGGTCCGGGCGAAAACATCGACGTCACCGGTCACGTCATAAGAACGATTCGGCTTCAGAGAGGGATGAATCACAACCTGAATCCAA AGGGTACGAGCTAGTCGACTCGGAATCACAATGGAAGGAAGTATTAAGACAGACGGCGGGCGCTGGAGTGCAA GTTGCGAACGTTCGTCGTTCACAAATGGAGCCGGAAATCGGAACGCATCGATCATCGCACAGACCACGAAGACACAGGAAACATcg ATCACGGTCCGGTTCGCCAAACGACAAAAAATGGCTGCCGACTGAGTTGAAACAGCACTTAGAGTTTTCCCTTGTGGATACTACGGGTATGACAGAAGAGCAGTTAAAAGAGATACCGTACACAGTTGTTCAGACCAGCCACGCTCGTCACACTAAACTCCGGACTACCTCTAAGCATAAGCA GAATGAGCACGGCTCTCTGTCAAGGCGAGAGAAGGGTCACAAAAGTGATCACGACAATCACAATCAAGGCTCACTCAGATCGGTCTCAAGCACTCTCAGCGCGCATAGGACTAACGAGAAACATGGAAG GCGGATTTATCCTTGCTACGATGACCCAGCGCTTCGTTCAGGCAACGATTTCCTCACAAACAATGGGTACAAGGGCTCAGTGACTACTCCAGTAAATAACAACCCTTATAGTCCAGTCACAAACAGTAATAGCAATAGTTCGAGCGGGGAATTGATTGGGAGCGCGCGAGTCTCGCACGAGCACACAGATTCTGGATTGGGAGCTGACCAGGACTACGCATATTCATCCGAGAG GCTTTGCTTTATTTCCCTTAGATCTTCAGACAGCGCGAAATGCGGCGCAGGCGTTTCCCTGGCTCCTGTGAGTAGGGCGTGGGTTGGCGAGGGGGTGGGGGTGTGGCGGCGTCCACCGGCTGCACCCCGAAGGGTTTCAGGCTCCCAGCGCTCACTTATCTCCGTGGCGAGTGATAGCGCAGCCACTAGGAGACATACGCCTGTACACCCCCACCCTGGCTTCTCTCTCTTC AAACACGCTAGCAACAACAACATAGGCGACAGCGCTTCCTTGGCGAGACGTTATATGCGGCCTTCGCGCGAATCTCGTGACTGCAACGCGAATTTGCCCCGGACCCACGCCAGGCATATACGACACGACAACACCCTCGACATAATACTTAAACCCCTTATTGAAAGCACACA gcTTCAGAGCAACTGA
- the LOC123716254 gene encoding band 4.1-like protein 4 isoform X9, translated as MMDCLCPAPRTLACRVVFLDERELLHEMQDNSTGQTLLDVVFRHLDLLETAYFGLRYVDQDNQTHWLDAGKRLRRQLRGSDTHTFYFGVKFYATDPCKLLEEITRYQLFLQLKQDVLRGRLPVNFDLAAELAAYVLQSELGDYDPRRHGPGYVSEFRFLAHQTPELEGRAADIHRTLSGVSPAQAELSYLDKVKWLDMYGVDLHPVLGEDSVEYFLGLAPSGLLLLRGKHTVATYYWPRVSKLYYKGRYFMIRVADKNNDTSTYGFESPTRAACRHLWRCCSDHHNFFRLQQSSPASADIFTLGSRLRNSSGRGARPRPPPNFTRTPSRRYIRHASYTSLHDTCMVIVPKLEDLRIKDCPPEMKQPTSVHRPNSAVMKCASIHGETNCEPIHTTGGSPRSTRSAPARRGLYSASPTAHRPPPAPRHRSASVDSQSSNDSRSNRKHRHRSRRQQSDAESELSRGSGRSGRKHRRHRSRHKNDSASERDESQPESKGYELVDSESQWKEVLRQTAGAGVQVANVRRSQMEPEIGTHRSSHRPRRHRKHRSRSGSPNDKKWLPTELKQHLEFSLVDTTGMTEEQLKEIPYTVVQTSHARHTKLRTTSKHKQNEHGSLSRREKGHKSDHDNHNQGSLRSVSSTLSAHRTNEKHGRRIYPCYDDPALRSGNDFLTNNGYKGSVTTPVNNNPYSPVTNSNSNSSSGELIGSARVSHEHTDSGLGADQDYAYSSERSSDSAKCGAGVSLAPKHASNNNIGDSASLARRYMRPSRESRDCNANLPRTHARHIRHDNTLDIILKPLIESTQLQSN; from the exons GACAATAGTACGGGCCAAACGTTGTTGGATGTTGTCTTTAGACATCTCGACCTTTTGGAGACGGCTTATTTCGGACTTCGCTACGTTGACCAAGATAACCAAACG cacTGGCTGGATGCCGGAAAACGTCTTCGGCGTCAACTGCGTGGGTCGGATACCCACACTTTCTACTTCGGAGTCAAGTTCTATGCAACGGATCCATGCAAACTCTTAGAGGAGATAACGAG GTACCAGTTGTTTCTGCAACTAAAGCAAGATGTTCTGCGTGGCCGGCTGCCTGTCAATTTTGACCTCGCGGCTGAGCTTGCAGCCTATGTCTTACAAT ctGAACTAGGAGATTATGATCCAAGACGACATGGTCCAGGGTACGTTTCCGAGTTCCGATTCTTAGCGCATCAAACCCCTGAACTTGAAGGGCGAGCTGCCGACATACACAGGACACTTAG TGGTGTTTCCCCCGCGCAGGCTGAGTTAAGCTATTTGGACAAAGTGAAATGGCTAGACATGTACGGTGTTGATCTCCACCCTGTCTtg GGCGAAGACAGCGTGGAGTACTTTTTGGGACTGGCGCCAAGTGGCCTGTTGCTTCTACGAGGGAAGCACACAGTTGCCacttattattggccgcgagTTTCCAAACTTTACTACAAAGGACGATACTTTATGATACGCGTCGCTGACAAAAAC AATGACACATCTACCTACGGTTTCGAATCTCCCACGAGAGCAGCATGCAGGCACTTATGGCGTTGTTGTTCTGATCACCATAACTTCTTTCGCCTCCAACAATCGTCGCCGGCTTCCGCGGATATATTCACATTGGGTTCCAGATTGAGAAATAg TAGCGGGCGCGGCGCTCGGCCCCGACCACCGCCTAACTTCACGCGGACTCCCTCCAGGCGTTACATACGGCATGCTTCATATACATCTCTACATGACA CCTGCATGGTTATAg ttcCAAAGTTAGAAGACTTAAGAATAAAAGACTGCCCCCCTGAAATGAAACAACCTACCTCAGTGCATCGCCCCAACTC GGCTGTCATGAAGTGCGCaag catCCACGGCGAAACAAACTGTGAACCCATACATACAACGGGTGGATCGCCGCGATCGACGCGATCAGCGCCGGCCCGTCGTGGTTTATATTCCGCTTCACCAACAGCCCACAGACCACCGCCTGCACCCAGACACAGATCAGCTTCGGTTGATTCGCAGAGCTCGAATGATTCCAGGTCAAATCGAAA ACACAGACATAGATCGCGGCGTCAGCAATCAGATGCGGAAAGTGAGTTGTCCCGCGGCTCCGGCCGGTCCGGGCGAAAACATCGACGTCACCGGTCACGTCATAAGAACGATTCGGCTTCAGAGAGGGATGAATCACAACCTGAATCCAA AGGGTACGAGCTAGTCGACTCGGAATCACAATGGAAGGAAGTATTAAGACAGACGGCGGGCGCTGGAGTGCAA GTTGCGAACGTTCGTCGTTCACAAATGGAGCCGGAAATCGGAACGCATCGATCATCGCACAGACCACGAAGACACAGGAAACATcg ATCACGGTCCGGTTCGCCAAACGACAAAAAATGGCTGCCGACTGAGTTGAAACAGCACTTAGAGTTTTCCCTTGTGGATACTACGGGTATGACAGAAGAGCAGTTAAAAGAGATACCGTACACAGTTGTTCAGACCAGCCACGCTCGTCACACTAAACTCCGGACTACCTCTAAGCATAAGCA GAATGAGCACGGCTCTCTGTCAAGGCGAGAGAAGGGTCACAAAAGTGATCACGACAATCACAATCAAGGCTCACTCAGATCGGTCTCAAGCACTCTCAGCGCGCATAGGACTAACGAGAAACATGGAAG GCGGATTTATCCTTGCTACGATGACCCAGCGCTTCGTTCAGGCAACGATTTCCTCACAAACAATGGGTACAAGGGCTCAGTGACTACTCCAGTAAATAACAACCCTTATAGTCCAGTCACAAACAGTAATAGCAATAGTTCGAGCGGGGAATTGATTGGGAGCGCGCGAGTCTCGCACGAGCACACAGATTCTGGATTGGGAGCTGACCAGGACTACGCATATTCATCCGAGAG ATCTTCAGACAGCGCGAAATGCGGCGCAGGCGTTTCCCTGGCTCCT AAACACGCTAGCAACAACAACATAGGCGACAGCGCTTCCTTGGCGAGACGTTATATGCGGCCTTCGCGCGAATCTCGTGACTGCAACGCGAATTTGCCCCGGACCCACGCCAGGCATATACGACACGACAACACCCTCGACATAATACTTAAACCCCTTATTGAAAGCACACA gcTTCAGAGCAACTGA